Genomic segment of Saccharomycodes ludwigii strain NBRC 1722 chromosome VI, whole genome shotgun sequence:
TCCAATTAATTCCAAATCAAATTcaattgttttgttttctaaATCTTCCATCGGGATCTTATAATCATTGTTCAATAGTATAACACCATTTTGGTAGGGCAACTGTGCCAATCTTTTCTTCCAACTCCAATACATTGCACTTAACGatggttgttgttgctgtgtCCCTGAATAAGTCGAATTTAATTCAGATGAAGATAAGGAAAATGGTGCGTTTGGTGTATTAATACCTGATGTAACACGCGTATTAGCAACCgtactattatttgtattaaaaacaGATAAATAGTCACTAGCACCGTTATTCATATTGCATGTATTTCCTGGAATATTTAAAGTTTGGTATACTACGATCCCacataaatttttattggtatCATTACTAATGTTTTTAAGCTTAGTTTTACTAGCATTGTTACCACCGTAATTACGTCTATTTGGGGTGCTATTACTTCTGTTTCTATTGTTCGCATTcatactattattaccgGTACCATTAGTAGTGGTACCGCTAGAATTATTTAACAAAACAACATCTTCGATAATGCCAGTGTTttcataattattattattattattgttattgttaagATTGTTATCAATAGTTTGGATCTgtaactttattttaaatgtttgTCCTAACTTACAATAAACAGCTTCATTATTGTACAATCCATGTGCTCTAACTTGAATTGAGCTTCCTTGATTACTCAATATATTTCCCCAATTATTTACGTTTCTAATAATGTACGGACTGttgttactactactactattattacttatCATTggtttaaaagattttgtCCCGTTTAACATTGGTGTACTATTTACTAAACCAAATTGAGTTAGAGAATTGGTAGAGTTGGtaccattgttattgttattcttCGAAATACTGTTGACTATTTGGGTTAATGAATTTATAGCCTTATCATTGGAATTGACATTTAAAGTGGGTGAATTGACgattgaatttttattattagttgcattattattattgttattattattattagtagtagtagtagtagtagtagtagtagtagtagtactagtactagtagtagtagtattgCTAGCTGCCAAAGTATTACCTGCTGTATTAACCAAGGTACCACCCTTGTTAGCGTTACTAGTGGTATTGTCTACACCACTTAAAGATGTTTCAACATCATTAGTAATTATGTTATTAGTAGAACTAAAGTTATTGGATGATTGTGGCAAATTCTGTGGGACAAGTGGCGAAAGAATAGATTTATTTACATTAACTTGTGTTTCCCAAACAGTTTCAATTTCAATATACTCAGTGTCACAATAATTCACCAAATATCGTAtggatattttaatttgatTTGATGTTTGGAAAGGCAAGTCGTAATTAACTGTAAATGACTTATCTGTCGTCAAAAATATGGACTCATTTGgattaataatagaattTACATCGTCATCCGTATTTATCATAGGATCTAACTGTAAAAATGAATCGTTAATTAGAAAATATGATATAtctataattttcaaatataaatttgaaGTATCTCCGCCACCTCCATATTTTTCCCTTAAATATACCAACGTTTTAGATGGCTGCAAGTCTAGAGAAgatataattttctttaaccTCATCAGTGAAACATTCCTTAATCTAAAATTTAATACAGAATATATGggaaaatttttgaaggtgtgattttttttggcaagTAATGTGTCTGTTGAGTTTGTGGTATTATTTGCACTATTCTCCATGTTAACAAATGGGGATAACGGTTCAAAACTTGTGATAAAACCAGAATTGTATGTTTCTGATGCGCTGTTGCCCGCAGTATCATCATGACCATTGTGGCTTCTTTCTATATATGATAAAGTAatagatattttattatttctaccaTTATTCATAAccatgttatttttataaacaaaatgttggaaaatatcttttaaatttaaaactttgtATATGGTAATAGTATCTTTTTGGTTGACATTGATGTTTCGAATTTCTTTTAACTCAGCGTTACTCGAATATAATTTAGTAGAGTTTATTTGAAACGAGAGAGTAGGATTTTCAAGATAGATacaattgtttttcttcaagTGTACAACATATACAGGCAAAATTTCatcaaatataacaaattttctttttaattccaattcctgaaaatatttgaatataGCAGCTGGATCATTCtcaaattttatattcctGATATAATCATCAAGGcctttcttttcatttttctctttattGGTACTTCTAGTATTTGGCAATATGAACAATTGGACATGTCCAGTTTCATTCATAAAGCTCTTTTCAATAGATTCATTAAAGGCGGAATCGTTCAGTGAATCAGTcataaaaaagtatttattattattaatagtagtatTTAATGGATATGTTATTAGAAACTAATTAGAGtattgtttttcctttataactttttaaaagGGTTGGAATTGTTGAAAATAGAAGACTAACAATTCAAatggttatttttatataagtactttgaaaaaacaaatttttttttttttttttttttttttttatgggTAAATATTTCACATCAACATTATTCTACATGATTTCTCAGTATCTTCCTAATAGGGctaaatattaatgattCACTTATAGATAGAGAAATATCACCATTAATCTAAATTATTTagtccaatttttttttttttttttttttttttttaagttataGTAACGAACTTTATATCGACAATTATTGTCTTTTTCAATGAGTATCTTTAATCATGAATGGTTCGTTTTAGTCATTAGATAATTGATTCCAGTTTTCTCCCTTTCTATTTCTTCCTTGcctaatttttttgcaacttttatctatttttgtttgtatgTAACTAAATATATCATACTCCAACTAGGCTTGTTTATTTAAGTACTTAAATACATATTCAAGAGTTTGGTtctacaaatattttaaataaaaaatggttagatttaaaaaattttgaaaattttgaacATTATCATAtcaaattaagaaaaactatacattaaaaaaaaaaagaaaaaaaaagaaaaaaggatgaaaataatcagttatatatttcaaatttttgcCCATATATTTACAAGAGAGGAGGAATGAAAATTAGAACttccaaataaaaagaaatctttacaaacaataaaaatcagcaatcaaatataaatcatTTGACCTAGCTTATTAAATCCAATTTTCCTATCTTTCTTGTTATCCCTATTACCAGCACCGTAACGGTAACCAACTTCCCCAATTTTAGCGTTgacaaattttaaaatagcTTTATCACCCTTGTTAACTACACCATAAACAACTTTATGctttttagtatttttgGATCCTGAAGCAGATGAAATATTATGAGCACTGTGTTCTCCCAAGGTTGCCAGTTTCTCTAAGGTAGTTTCAGCAGGTTCTAAGCCAAGAACATTGGAGGCATCAACAGGACCAAATGGTTGAGATTCAGCCAAAACCATAAATCTAGAAGTCAATGCCTTGGGAGGCACAGGAATTTCACTCAAATTTTCAGAAGTTTGCTTTGGTGTAAATAATGGAAACATTTTGTACATGGTTTCGGACATTGCTTGTAAATCAGGTATAACACTCTTGGTAGATTCCCAGTGATGTTCAATTTTCATTAGTTTAACAATAGCTTCCACTCTTGGGATTTTTAAACCATACTTTTGAGAAACTGTTTGTGAAGAGACATGATTAACTTCAATTTCTTGATAAATTTGCTCTTTTAATTCATTACCAACTATGCAGTTTGTTTGGCAAAATTCATTAGCAGGAAATGGTTGCAATCTTCTGTTACTAATAGCTGAGTTGCTTGTTTGCTGTCTGTTTATTCTGGCCTGAATATCTTCTTCATTGCTTAATCTGGAAGATTGAGAAGATGGAACTAAATTAGTATTTCTACCAGATCCACTACCACCAACTTCAAGAATTTGGCCAGTGATCGGATCTCTTAAGGATAAACCTCTCTCTAAATCTGGAGTAACATATTTTGGTTGATGATTAGTTGGAACAGCAAAATACTTGTTGAATGGATATTCGCCCTTGTAGTCCCTTGGTCCCAAAAACTGTCTCATGGCGTATTTTAAATTAGTGTCATGTTGCTTCTCATGTGTTTTCcccaattttttgaatttataaaaagGGTAAGCTATTCTTCTTCTAGAAATGTTTCTAACAAGTTGTATTTGGGTAGTAATAGCCttgtttgttgtttttaaacGGGAAGTGGATGAAAGCATGAGGCACGTATATGTGTTTGTTTTTGGTAATTGGCTATAGATATgaacaaatacaaataataatatggtGTAGTtactttattaataaagaatCTTGTGAGTTTGGTAATAAAAacgtttaaaaaaattttttttttcttttttcattttttttttttttttttttttcattttgtaCCGAGATAGTTTTCACGTTCCCGAGATATTCCGGAACtacttatttttaaaagttgttattttcatttattatttccaatTGTAGAAAAAAcacatttattaaaattacccgtataaaataaata
This window contains:
- the TRS65 gene encoding Trs65p (similar to Saccharomyces cerevisiae YGR166W | TRS65 | TRapp Subunit) gives rise to the protein MTDSLNDSAFNESIEKSFMNETGHVQLFILPNTRSTNKEKNEKKGLDDYIRNIKFENDPAAIFKYFQELELKRKFVIFDEILPVYVVHLKKNNCIYLENPTLSFQINSTKLYSSNAELKEIRNINVNQKDTITIYKVLNLKDIFQHFVYKNNMVMNNGRNNKISITLSYIERSHNGHDDTAGNSASETYNSGFITSFEPLSPFVNMENSANNTTNSTDTLLAKKNHTFKNFPIYSVLNFRLRNVSLMRLKKIISSLDLQPSKTLVYLREKYGGGGDTSNLYLKIIDISYFLINDSFLQLDPMINTDDDVNSIINPNESIFLTTDKSFTVNYDLPFQTSNQIKISIRYLVNYCDTEYIEIETVWETQVNVNKSILSPLVPQNLPQSSNNFSSTNNIITNDVETSLSGVDNTTSNANKGGTLVNTAGNTLAASNTTTTSTSTTTTTTTTTTTTNNNNNNNNNATNNKNSIVNSPTLNVNSNDKAINSLTQIVNSISKNNNNNGTNSTNSLTQFGLVNSTPMLNGTKSFKPMISNNSSSSNNSPYIIRNVNNWGNILSNQGSSIQVRAHGLYNNEAVYCKLGQTFKIKLQIQTIDNNLNNNNNNNNNYENTGIIEDVVLLNNSSGTTTNGTGNNSMNANNRNRSNSTPNRRNYGGNNASKTKLKNISNDTNKNLCGIVVYQTLNIPGNTCNMNNGASDYLSVFNTNNSTVANTRVTSGINTPNAPFSLSSSELNSTYSGTQQQQPSLSAMYWSWKKRLAQLPYQNGVILLNNDYKIPMEDLENKTIEFDLELIGLQRGYYPSLNGLKLVDLSSGEVIEFGSKLAVMVE
- the MRPS35 gene encoding mitochondrial 37S ribosomal protein mS45 (similar to Saccharomyces cerevisiae YGR165W | MRPS35 | Mitochondrial Ribosomal Protein Small subunit) produces the protein MLSSTSRLKTTNKAITTQIQLVRNISRRRIAYPFYKFKKLGKTHEKQHDTNLKYAMRQFLGPRDYKGEYPFNKYFAVPTNHQPKYVTPDLERGLSLRDPITGQILEVGGSGSGRNTNLVPSSQSSRLSNEEDIQARINRQQTSNSAISNRRLQPFPANEFCQTNCIVGNELKEQIYQEIEVNHVSSQTVSQKYGLKIPRVEAIVKLMKIEHHWESTKSVIPDLQAMSETMYKMFPLFTPKQTSENLSEIPVPPKALTSRFMVLAESQPFGPVDASNVLGLEPAETTLEKLATLGEHSAHNISSASGSKNTKKHKVVYGVVNKGDKAILKFVNAKIGEVGYRYGAGNRDNKKDRKIGFNKLGQMIYI